The following proteins are co-located in the Desulfovibrio intestinalis genome:
- a CDS encoding M23 family metallopeptidase, translated as MHNSLVASILLVMFAVLYPVSESAAQDTDNRSRQENETSGAASEPSSEAMQEPVPAPIAAPVSGPAPARDSASKPEENQPQGKLQHQDEEKKNLAAEDNKQPEIPGGALPSALAPRQLPPLKELLTSPFGPRRMPTWLSRRGMVVRDHSGIDLGARLDWPVVAFRGGKVTHAGKDGLSGIVVDILQDDGMTARYAHMGKTLVKKGQEVIQGTPVGLVGCTGRTTGAHLHFGLRDASGKLVDPLPFLTRGEDVLRPAPEDIPEQLTPQTCGPMVRGRDGRPARAGRSLKELENYTPPPIPRWEDRP; from the coding sequence ATGCATAATAGCCTTGTTGCCTCAATTCTGCTGGTCATGTTCGCCGTCCTGTACCCTGTGTCGGAATCAGCAGCTCAAGATACCGACAATCGCTCCCGTCAGGAAAACGAAACATCAGGCGCAGCCTCCGAACCATCGTCCGAAGCAATGCAGGAACCTGTTCCTGCCCCTATAGCTGCTCCCGTTTCTGGCCCCGCACCTGCCCGGGACTCTGCCTCCAAGCCTGAAGAAAACCAGCCCCAGGGCAAGCTTCAACATCAGGATGAAGAAAAGAAAAATCTGGCGGCAGAAGACAACAAACAGCCGGAAATACCCGGCGGCGCGCTGCCATCTGCTCTGGCTCCACGCCAGTTGCCGCCGCTCAAGGAACTGCTTACCTCCCCCTTCGGCCCGCGCCGCATGCCCACATGGCTGAGCCGACGCGGCATGGTGGTGCGCGATCACAGCGGCATTGACCTGGGAGCCCGTCTGGACTGGCCTGTTGTGGCCTTTCGAGGTGGCAAGGTCACACACGCGGGCAAGGACGGATTATCCGGCATTGTGGTGGATATTCTTCAGGACGACGGCATGACTGCGCGTTATGCCCACATGGGGAAGACGTTGGTAAAAAAGGGGCAGGAAGTCATACAGGGAACGCCTGTGGGGCTGGTGGGCTGTACGGGGCGCACAACCGGGGCGCATTTGCACTTTGGCCTGCGTGACGCATCGGGCAAGCTTGTGGACCCCCTGCCCTTTCTGACCAGAGGCGAAGACGTTTTGCGCCCGGCCCCGGAAGACATACCGGAGCAGCTGACGCCGCAGACCTGTGGCCCTATGGTGCGGGGACGTGATGGCCGCCCTGCGCGGGCGGGGCGCAGCCTCAAGGAGCTTGAAAACTATACGCCTCCGCCTATTCCCCGCTGGGAGGACAGACCCTGA
- the tpx gene encoding thiol peroxidase has protein sequence MNTVTFKGTPLHLIGNQPTVGQKAPDFTLAANDLSPRSLKDYAGKVLVLVSVPSLDTPTCDMEVRRFNKEAAALSDKVRIVAVSCDLPFAQARWCGAAGVQSVETLSDYKERDFGKDYGLLIDELRLLARAIVIVAPDGTVAYTQLVPEVASEPDYDAALAVVKKLA, from the coding sequence ATGAATACAGTTACTTTCAAGGGCACCCCTTTGCATCTGATCGGCAATCAGCCCACCGTCGGGCAGAAAGCGCCGGACTTCACTCTGGCCGCCAACGACCTGAGCCCCCGCAGCCTCAAGGATTATGCGGGCAAGGTGCTGGTACTGGTGAGCGTGCCCTCTCTTGATACTCCTACATGCGATATGGAAGTGCGCCGCTTCAACAAGGAAGCAGCAGCTCTTTCCGACAAGGTGCGCATCGTGGCTGTAAGCTGCGACCTGCCCTTTGCCCAGGCCCGCTGGTGCGGCGCTGCTGGCGTTCAGTCTGTTGAAACCCTTTCTGACTACAAAGAAAGAGATTTCGGCAAAGACTACGGCCTGCTTATTGACGAACTGCGCCTGCTGGCCCGCGCCATCGTGATCGTGGCTCCTGACGGCACCGTGGCTTATACCCAGCTTGTTCCTGAAGTTGCCAGCGAGCCGGATTATGACGCCGCCCTGGCTGTTGTTAAAAAACTAGCATAA
- a CDS encoding metal ABC transporter ATP-binding protein, which produces MSSADNSAPALVFDHVCVCRGGRPILEDVCATVPAGSSTVLVGPNGAGKTTLLLCLIGEMNYTGRIEAAGLSGLPRTAYVPQHLHMDASLPLRVSEFLALNRQRRPLWFGLKHSMCKQARELLALVQAEKLENRRLSDLSGGEMRRVLLAAALAREPRLLVLDEPAAGVDVQGERLFWEVLNKVRLQQSFTQIMVSHNLSLAAHYATHVICLNKTVCAEGAPHQALGASTLMELFGVPIHLYPDQCDPADPGCPQCGAVCAPEKLLPEYSSVQRRGGAVTPDHLLTQGHCPDGAKAGPAGEPTRSAAEEAGNA; this is translated from the coding sequence TTGAGCAGCGCTGACAATTCCGCTCCTGCCCTTGTTTTTGATCATGTATGCGTGTGCCGTGGCGGAAGGCCCATCCTGGAAGATGTGTGCGCCACTGTGCCCGCTGGCAGCAGTACTGTGCTGGTTGGCCCCAACGGGGCAGGAAAGACCACGCTGCTGCTCTGCTTGATCGGCGAAATGAACTATACTGGCCGTATTGAGGCGGCAGGCCTTTCGGGTCTGCCGCGCACGGCCTATGTGCCGCAGCATCTGCATATGGATGCAAGCCTGCCCCTGCGCGTGAGCGAGTTTTTGGCCCTGAACAGGCAACGCCGCCCGCTGTGGTTTGGGCTGAAGCATTCCATGTGCAAGCAGGCGCGAGAACTTTTGGCGCTGGTGCAGGCAGAAAAGCTTGAAAACCGCCGATTGAGCGATCTTTCCGGCGGTGAAATGCGCCGGGTGCTGCTGGCTGCGGCCCTTGCCCGCGAACCTCGCCTGCTGGTGCTGGATGAACCCGCTGCCGGGGTTGACGTGCAGGGCGAGCGTCTGTTCTGGGAAGTGCTTAACAAAGTTCGTTTGCAGCAAAGCTTCACCCAGATAATGGTCAGCCATAACCTTTCATTGGCAGCGCATTACGCAACCCACGTTATTTGCCTCAATAAAACCGTCTGCGCTGAAGGCGCGCCCCACCAAGCTCTTGGCGCTTCAACGCTTATGGAGCTCTTTGGCGTACCCATTCATCTTTACCCTGACCAGTGCGATCCCGCTGATCCCGGCTGCCCCCAGTGCGGTGCTGTGTGCGCGCCGGAGAAGCTTTTGCCAGAATATTCCAGTGTGCAGCGCCGTGGCGGGGCAGTGACCCCGGACCATCTTTTGACGCAAGGGCATTGCCCTGATGGGGCAAAGGCCGGGCCTGCGGGCGAGCCGACACGTTCTGCCGCCGAGGAGGCAGGTAATGCCTGA
- a CDS encoding pirin family protein, with amino-acid sequence MKKRAIAELVTGRKAIDGAGVHLVRVLGSPTVRSFDPFLMLDAFDSENPQDYIKGFPTHPHRGIETFTYLMRGRIDHEDSLGNAGSIVDGGCQWMTAGSGILHQEMPQASRRMLGLQLWINLPQARKMVDPEYRDIKADMVPKVEEGGALVSVVAGEYNGVSGATRGDHVDVVFLDVTLKPGALWTVATKPQDTVFAYMVEGSCELAGGDGEIPHRNACLFTPGDAVSLVGGPEGARFVLVSGAPLREPVAWGGPIVMNTDEELKQAFFELEDGTFIRHAPKGKAG; translated from the coding sequence ATGAAAAAACGCGCTATTGCTGAACTGGTCACAGGCCGAAAGGCCATTGATGGAGCTGGCGTACACCTTGTGCGTGTGCTTGGTTCGCCCACAGTACGCAGTTTTGACCCATTTCTCATGCTGGACGCATTTGATTCTGAAAATCCTCAGGACTATATCAAAGGTTTTCCCACGCATCCGCACCGTGGCATAGAAACCTTCACCTACCTTATGCGTGGACGCATTGATCATGAAGACAGCCTTGGCAATGCGGGAAGCATCGTCGACGGCGGCTGCCAGTGGATGACGGCAGGCAGCGGCATATTGCATCAGGAGATGCCCCAGGCATCCCGCCGTATGCTGGGCCTGCAGCTATGGATCAACCTGCCGCAAGCGCGCAAGATGGTTGATCCCGAATACAGGGACATCAAGGCCGATATGGTGCCGAAGGTGGAAGAAGGCGGCGCCCTCGTTTCCGTGGTGGCCGGGGAATACAACGGTGTTTCCGGGGCTACCAGGGGCGATCATGTGGACGTGGTTTTTCTGGATGTAACGCTGAAACCCGGCGCGCTCTGGACTGTGGCCACCAAGCCGCAGGACACTGTTTTTGCCTATATGGTTGAAGGCAGCTGCGAACTGGCTGGCGGCGACGGTGAAATTCCGCATCGAAACGCTTGTCTGTTCACTCCCGGTGATGCGGTGAGCCTTGTGGGCGGTCCCGAAGGAGCACGATTTGTGCTTGTTTCCGGCGCGCCCCTGCGTGAGCCCGTGGCCTGGGGCGGCCCCATTGTCATGAATACGGACGAAGAATTGAAGCAGGCTTTTTTTGAGTTGGAAGACGGCACCTTCATACGGCACGCCCCCAAGGGAAAAGCGGGTTAA
- a CDS encoding metal ABC transporter substrate-binding protein, which yields MKKSIFTVFRHSAAVALIAASLAGLGLFTPQGVSAASSQGTLRILATTYPVYLLARNVVQNRPGVQVDLLIPAQTGCPHDYALTPKDMQKLAQADVLLLNGLGLDDFMQKALPNAKPGLVVVDSSAGITPVMEADGEEDEHQEAADEHNGHDHAAVSHEHEEGEHDHAHEHGHVHDHGGVNPHAFASPVQAGIMVKNMADGLAKADPQHAATYEANAQAYGKVLANLGERLATLGNKSSNKGIALMHDALVYMARDGGLEVVAVIQENEEAQPSAARLLKVAEVLREHKPALIASEPQYSDKAVQTLSREVGIPAAQLDSLASGPANPSLDHYEKTMNNNINILEKYFEQR from the coding sequence ATGAAAAAAAGCATATTTACGGTTTTTCGTCATAGCGCCGCCGTTGCCTTGATTGCGGCCAGCCTCGCAGGCTTGGGCCTGTTTACGCCGCAGGGTGTTTCCGCTGCTTCCAGCCAGGGCACACTGCGTATTCTTGCCACAACCTACCCCGTATATCTTCTTGCTCGCAACGTGGTTCAAAACAGGCCCGGCGTTCAGGTTGACCTGCTTATTCCGGCCCAGACCGGCTGCCCCCACGATTATGCCCTGACTCCCAAAGACATGCAGAAACTGGCTCAGGCCGACGTGTTGCTGCTCAATGGGCTTGGGCTGGACGACTTCATGCAAAAAGCTTTGCCCAACGCCAAACCGGGTCTGGTTGTGGTGGACAGCAGCGCCGGGATCACCCCCGTGATGGAAGCTGACGGCGAAGAAGACGAGCATCAGGAAGCGGCGGACGAGCACAACGGGCATGACCACGCCGCTGTCAGCCACGAGCATGAGGAAGGCGAGCACGATCACGCACACGAGCATGGTCATGTTCACGATCACGGCGGCGTCAATCCTCATGCCTTTGCAAGCCCCGTTCAGGCTGGCATTATGGTGAAGAATATGGCTGATGGCCTTGCCAAGGCCGACCCGCAGCATGCCGCCACATATGAAGCTAATGCCCAGGCCTATGGAAAGGTTTTGGCGAATCTGGGTGAAAGGCTTGCCACGCTGGGCAACAAGTCATCCAATAAGGGAATTGCGCTCATGCACGACGCCCTTGTTTATATGGCGCGTGACGGCGGCCTTGAAGTTGTAGCCGTTATTCAGGAAAATGAAGAGGCGCAGCCTTCGGCAGCACGCCTGCTCAAAGTGGCAGAGGTGCTGCGCGAGCATAAGCCCGCCCTCATCGCCAGCGAGCCGCAGTATTCGGACAAGGCCGTGCAAACCCTCTCCCGCGAGGTTGGCATTCCCGCCGCGCAACTGGATTCTCTGGCCTCGGGTCCGGCAAATCCATCGCTGGATCATTATGAAAAAACTATGAACAACAACATCAACATCCTTGAGAAGTATTTTGAGCAGCGCTGA
- a CDS encoding 50S ribosomal protein L11 methyltransferase gives MNNIFQLEIIVDENAYDIAVGLLTLEVSFGWEEESLPTGESRFRIHCENADFIEGLRSTFEARVPSAKCKMQTLEAQDWLAAWRQFFTPVPCGKRFVVLPPWLADTQDFPGRIKVLIEPKSAFGTGHHATTALCLMVLSDLIDAGRVSPGETFLDLGTGSGVLGIACCKSGLKGEGLDIDALAVENALENRVLNHVEDFAVAQGSIDAVPGKTYDVVLANILARPLIELAPLIVQACKPGACLVLSGLLEIQADSVEEAYMAQCLPRPRRVLDGEWCALVWE, from the coding sequence ATGAACAATATTTTTCAGCTTGAGATCATTGTGGATGAAAACGCCTATGACATTGCCGTGGGTCTTTTAACCCTGGAAGTTTCTTTCGGCTGGGAGGAAGAAAGCCTGCCCACAGGCGAAAGCCGTTTTCGCATCCACTGCGAGAATGCCGATTTTATCGAAGGGCTGCGCAGCACGTTTGAAGCGCGTGTGCCCTCGGCAAAATGCAAAATGCAAACTCTTGAAGCGCAGGACTGGCTGGCAGCGTGGCGGCAGTTTTTTACGCCCGTGCCGTGTGGAAAGCGCTTTGTGGTTTTGCCGCCCTGGCTGGCAGACACTCAGGATTTTCCCGGCCGCATCAAGGTTCTTATTGAGCCCAAGAGTGCCTTTGGCACCGGGCATCATGCAACAACCGCCCTGTGCCTTATGGTGTTGAGCGATCTGATTGACGCTGGCCGCGTATCGCCTGGCGAGACTTTTCTGGATCTTGGCACAGGATCGGGCGTGCTTGGCATTGCCTGCTGCAAAAGCGGTCTCAAGGGCGAAGGACTTGATATCGACGCCCTTGCCGTGGAAAACGCGCTGGAAAACCGCGTGCTCAACCATGTGGAGGACTTTGCGGTGGCGCAGGGCAGCATAGATGCCGTGCCGGGCAAAACCTATGATGTGGTGCTGGCAAATATTCTTGCCCGCCCGCTTATCGAGCTTGCGCCGCTTATTGTTCAGGCCTGCAAACCCGGCGCGTGCCTCGTCCTTTCAGGCTTGCTGGAAATTCAGGCCGACAGCGTGGAAGAAGCTTACATGGCCCAGTGCCTGCCCAGGCCCCGCCGGGTGCTGGACGGGGAATGGTGCGCTTTGGTGTGGGAATAG
- a CDS encoding class I SAM-dependent methyltransferase, with translation MPTRTEELENLLAVIRADFDVDFEPMQIDENPLQILSINNMQSHLDKLLQKHAIRDPLKDLPLWAKVWPGSFVLGRLLRKYEPQGKSLLELGAGCGVLSLVAARYGFSRIVLSDVVEEALRFARANVLRNDMQDIVEVARVDVTTPGRDPRFSQGFDLMAASEILYLEELHRPLVKFVDRHLAPGGKALFCTDMARAKPHFAKVASKTFKVTEGRIGVKTHDDDGEEQRRVYSILILERS, from the coding sequence ATGCCTACACGCACGGAAGAACTGGAAAACCTTCTCGCCGTGATCCGCGCCGACTTTGATGTGGATTTCGAGCCTATGCAGATTGATGAAAATCCTCTGCAAATTCTGTCCATTAACAACATGCAGTCCCATCTGGACAAGCTGCTGCAAAAGCATGCCATCCGCGATCCGTTGAAAGACCTGCCCCTGTGGGCCAAGGTGTGGCCCGGCTCTTTTGTGCTGGGCCGCCTGCTGCGCAAGTATGAACCGCAGGGCAAAAGCCTGCTGGAACTGGGCGCCGGATGCGGTGTTCTCAGTCTGGTGGCCGCCCGCTACGGCTTCAGCCGTATCGTGCTCAGCGACGTGGTGGAAGAAGCCCTGCGCTTTGCACGGGCCAACGTACTGCGCAATGACATGCAGGATATAGTTGAAGTGGCCCGCGTGGACGTGACCACCCCCGGGCGCGATCCGCGCTTCAGCCAGGGCTTTGACCTCATGGCCGCTTCGGAAATTCTTTATCTTGAAGAACTGCACAGGCCGCTGGTGAAGTTTGTAGACCGCCACCTTGCCCCCGGCGGCAAGGCTCTGTTCTGCACAGACATGGCCCGCGCCAAACCCCATTTTGCCAAAGTGGCTTCAAAAACCTTCAAGGTTACTGAAGGCCGCATAGGCGTTAAAACCCACGACGATGACGGCGAAGAACAGCGCCGCGTTTATAGCATTTTGATTTTGGAGCGTTCATGA
- a CDS encoding metal ABC transporter permease gives MPDLTLLYDLLGRLPLDCLQMRFMQQALLGLLLLAPMASVLGVEVISFRMAFFSDAIGHSAFAGVALGLILAINPRISMPLFGLLVGLGIMAVRRRSNLSGDTVIGIVFSAVVAFGLAVVSRAPGVGRDMQRFLYGDILTITEDETGFLVLLFIVMMLFQVIGYNRLLYIALNPVMARVHGVRVALWQYSFAALLALVVMFSVWAVGVLLVTALLIVPAATARNLATTAGGMFWWALVVGLSSAFIGLVLSAQEWMATASGATVILVACCWFGVSALVASLRGSRKAA, from the coding sequence ATGCCTGATCTTACGTTACTATATGATCTTCTGGGACGTTTACCGCTGGATTGCCTGCAGATGCGCTTTATGCAGCAGGCCCTGCTGGGTTTGCTGCTGCTGGCCCCGATGGCCTCTGTGCTCGGTGTGGAAGTAATAAGCTTTCGTATGGCCTTTTTTTCAGACGCTATAGGCCATTCTGCATTTGCCGGGGTGGCTCTGGGCCTTATTCTTGCCATTAACCCGCGAATTTCCATGCCTCTTTTCGGCCTGCTGGTGGGATTGGGCATAATGGCCGTGCGGCGGCGGAGCAATCTTTCCGGTGATACGGTTATCGGCATCGTGTTCTCTGCCGTGGTGGCTTTCGGGCTGGCTGTGGTCAGTCGTGCTCCCGGCGTGGGACGCGACATGCAGCGCTTTTTATACGGCGATATCCTTACCATTACGGAAGACGAAACGGGCTTTCTGGTCTTGCTTTTTATCGTCATGATGCTTTTTCAGGTAATTGGATACAACCGGCTGCTGTATATCGCCCTCAACCCCGTTATGGCCCGCGTTCACGGGGTGCGGGTTGCACTGTGGCAATACAGTTTTGCAGCCCTGCTGGCTCTGGTGGTCATGTTTTCCGTCTGGGCGGTAGGCGTGCTGCTTGTGACCGCGCTACTCATCGTGCCAGCGGCCACGGCGCGTAATCTGGCAACCACGGCGGGCGGCATGTTCTGGTGGGCGCTTGTTGTGGGCTTGAGTTCGGCCTTTATTGGCCTTGTTCTTTCTGCGCAGGAATGGATGGCCACTGCCAGCGGGGCCACGGTGATTCTTGTGGCGTGCTGCTGGTTTGGCGTAAGCGCCCTGGTGGCAAGCCTGCGCGGAAGCCGCAAGGCCGCCTGA